A single Lactuca sativa cultivar Salinas chromosome 8, Lsat_Salinas_v11, whole genome shotgun sequence DNA region contains:
- the LOC111892712 gene encoding protein IQ-DOMAIN 32, with amino-acid sequence MGRSTTSCFKIISCGGGSNESVDRDDIDASSENKDKRGWSFRKRSARHRVLSNTVITETPLENKPISEPVPLTSEPQLNSSISEKTCDSIWTEESPQLSNPITKDAVTMSTMATDTCEDDIKSEPVVDESAILVIQSAVRRFLAQRELVRYKNVVKLQAAVRGHLVRNHAVGTLRCVQAIVKMQALVRARRADVASEINSDPKYISIEKLLSNSLARQLLESAPKNKQINIKCVPSKSDSAWNWLERWMSVSSPETVESRTPEQNQDQDQEKVINNTENQVETVIPDCESRELESNVGEETVFSDEKVNLVKVNTEEKSNEEEIPQPESMDLIVEESVLEIEPKRVTKRLATDEADSEGRKSVFGSRKPINPSFIAAQSRFEELTSKNNIPSKPSDYSSKQENDDFTPEHITPSKPINTSSNQDNDVGTPEDDTSKPINNSSNQENDDFTPEDIIPSKPINNVISSVTPEESLVSECGTELSITSTLDSPDPSEVETKKLPEDSKVSNQEIDDTNGDNIEEHNNVVENIEKLPEDSKVPEDTPSEADIEINLEPNSNSDSVHQIPESLSPRSHITAPESQGTPNSQLSTNTKKSSTKNVSSQKRKSWSTSKKSTVDSGSKLESLPKETKPGKRRNSFGSPKPDNSDHEGNGLLPSYMQATESARAKAIANGSPRSSPDVQDKEIYLKKRHSLPGNGRQASPRIQRSVSQALESAKGNGNQEKKWQR; translated from the exons ATGGGAAGATCGACCACATCTTGCTTCAAGATCATATCTTGTGGTGGGGGTAGCAATGAATCTGTTGATAGAGATGATATTGATGCTTCTTCCGAG AACAAAGATAAACGAGGATGGAGTTTCAGAAAAAGATCAGCCAGACATCGAGTCCTGAGCAACACTGTCATCACTGAAACACCATTGGAGAACAAACCAATCTCAGAACCTGTTCCACTCACTTCTGAACCACAACTCAATTCCTCCATATCAGAAAAAACCTGTGACAGCATATGGACAGAAGAGTCACCTCAATTATCAAATCCAATTACAAAAGATGCTGTTACAATGTCAACAATGGCTACTGATACTTGTGAAGATGACATTAAATCTGAACCTGTTGTTGATGAATCAGCCATCCTTGTCATACAGTCTGCTGTTAGAAGATTCTTG GCTCAAAGAGAACTTGTGAGGTATAAAAATGTTGTGAAGTTACAAGCTGCTGTGAGAGGGCATTTAGTCAGGAATCATGCTGTGGGAACTTTAAGATGTGTTCAAGCTATTGTCAAGATGCAAGCTCTTGTTCGTGCTCGACGTGCTGACGTGGCATCTGAAATAAATTCGGatccaaaatatatttccattGAGAAGCTACTAAGTAACAGTCTTGCTCGACAG CTACTGGAATCTGCACCGAAGAACAAACAAATCAACATCAAATGTGTCCCTTCAAAATCTGATTCCGCTTGGAATTGGTTGGAGAGATGGATGTCTGTGTCTTCACCAGAAACAGTGGAATCACGCACTCCGGAACagaatcaagatcaagatcaagaaaaGGTCATTAACAACACCGAGAATCAAGTGGAAACTGTGATTCCTGATTGTGAATCAAGGGAATTGGAATCTAATGTTGGAGAAGAAACAGTGTTTTCTGATGAAAAagtcaacttggtcaaagtcaatactGAAGAAAAGTCAAATGAAGAAGAAATTCCTCAACCTGAATCCATGGATTTGATTGTTGAAGAATCTGTATTAGAAATCGAacccaaacgtgtaacaaaaagaCTTGCAACTGATGAAGCAGATTCAGAAGGAAGAAAATCAGTTTTTGGATCAAGAAAACCAATCAATCCATCTTTCATTGCTGCTCAGTCAAGGTTTGAAGAGTTGACTTCCAAGAACAACATCCCATCAAAACCATCCGATTATTCATCTAAACAAGAAAATGACGATTTTACCCCTGAACACATCACCccatcaaaacccatcaatacttCTTCTAATCAAGACAATGACGTCGGTACCCCTGAAGATGAcacatcaaaacccatcaacaattCTTCTAACCAAGAAAATGACGATTTTACCCCTGAAGACATCATTccttcaaaacccatcaacaatgTAATTTCCTCTGTTACCCCTGAAGAATCTTTAGTTTCAGAATGTGGGACAGAACTTTCCATCACATCTACACTCGATTCACCCGATCCATCCGAAGTTGAAACCAAGAAACTTCCGGAAGATTCCAAAGTTTCAAATCAAGAAATCGATGACACAAATGGTGATAATATTGAAGAACACAACAATGTTGTTGAAAACATTGAGAAACTTCCGGAAGATTCTAAAGTCCCAGAAGACACACCATCTGAAGCCGACATTGAAATTAATCTGGAACCCAATTCCAATTCTGATTCCGTCCATCAGATTCCGGAGTCATTATCTCCAAGAAGCCACATAACAGCTCCGGAATCACAAGGGACACCTAACAGTCAACTCTCAACCAACACCAAGAAAAGTAGTACTAAAAACGTATCAAGTCAAAAACGAAAGTCTTGGTCAACTAGCAAGAAGTCAACCGTTGACTCGGGTTCAAAATTGGAGAGTTTACCGAAGGAAACGAAACCCGGGAAACGGAGGAATTCGTTTGGGTCACCTAAACCTGACAATTCCGATCATGAAGGGAATGGGCTATTACCGAGTTACATGCAAGCAACGGAATCAGCAAGAGCAAAAGCAATTGCAAATGGGTCACCAAGGTCAAGCCCTGATGTGCAAGATAAAGAGATTTATTTAAAAAAGAGACATTCATTACCTGGTAATGGAAGACAAGCGTCACCTCGGATTCAGAGGTCTGTTTCTCAGGCATTGGAATCCGCAAAGGGGAATGGGAATCAAG AGAAGAAATGGCAGAGATAA